The Lycium ferocissimum isolate CSIRO_LF1 chromosome 1, AGI_CSIRO_Lferr_CH_V1, whole genome shotgun sequence genome includes a region encoding these proteins:
- the LOC132059918 gene encoding E4 SUMO-protein ligase PIAL2 isoform X2 → MAGATTVNAGVNAGANKLNPSYVNSFRISAVADRLATHVCNNQPKIDPQEFVHLCLSLARGIDFAIANQEVPNRAQDLPLLVKQVCRLPCDTLLLAHVMVLMISVKNASQSGWFTEKDAEELCNLANEISSSFCSTLDFKTEPSSSLTIISTVMSRFFPRLKMGQIISFLEAKPGFGAYVNDFQITKNMNLSEGEKVRLFVAQTDNLETSVCLITPPQVNFLLNGTPVGRRTNVLMDPGPQLPSPVPHMLKFGTNLLQAVGQFNGNYIIAVAFMSEVSTPVQATVPDYEQAPVSSVDPDSEIIEGPSRTSLNCPISFTRIKTPVKGHSCKHLQCFDFYNYIDINSRRPSWRCPHCNQHVCFTDIRIDQDMVKVLKEVSEDVTYVMISSDGSWKAIMESDDHTEKPRDKTPDIAQDSPRRGSDGPSNTPGDYLDLTDIDEDMNPVTIAETEDRKNFPTISQIQSNVQSATAVNNPSEINQTGASDLGDDFWSRIYLSSCGIGTSSSLSSMQTGSASEHARTNMVQAPVLMDGMSPALNPEGNAFIPTAVLESGLSSSNLLQLQQFQFGNAAINEYGRFPSAARPANRTPIAVQALPVQMNTPVPQQRQQSAMNPLLYAAPPAATQAMPTVSLDGSNLRSDLEVRSYPDLDLLQARMTSSALPQKVVGRQAPHLRTPYSTSQSQATWERWEAMKNSSQVGINQSFAGGQHARVVATQQSTQVVRPVHSPRTVPPSVHSPRTAPPSVHSPRTAPPPGHSPRSAPPLPGSADRFRTPLAPDHRGSTGGTTPVTRTDGSVDPQLDPNWRPTGRMRGSLSGRAYSEALQQFILQPTQQAQAARPSIPPNLSPQLQVLLANRGVHNTQPVNLPSTAPANASDASGFLPERSSGIQ, encoded by the exons AGgcattgattttgctattgcaAACCAGGAGGTCCCTAATAGAGCTCAAGATTTACCTCTACTGGTGAAACAG GTATGCAGACTCCCGTGTGATACCTTACTGCTAGCGCATGTCATGGTCCTTATGATATCTGTTAAG AATGCTAGTCAGAGTGGGTGGTTTACAGAGAAAGATGCCGAGGAACTTTGTAATCTTGCAAATGAG ATTTCCAGCAGCTTCTGCAGCACATTAGATTTTAAAACTGAACCAAGCAGTTCTCTGACAATTATCTCGACGGTAATGTCAAG ATTTTTTCCACGGCTGAAAATGGGTCAGATAATTTCTTTCCTGGAAGCCAAG CCTGGATTTGGTGCCTACGTGAATGATTTCCAGATAACGAAGAATATGAACCTTTCTGAAGGAGAGAAAGTA AGACTATTTGTTGCACAAACAGATAATCTGGAGACCTCAGTATGTCTTATAACGCCGCCTCAAGTGAA CTTTCTTCTGAATGGGACACCCGTCGGAAGGAGGACTAATGTGTTAATG GACCCTGGACCGCAGCTTCCATCTCCTGTACCTCATATGCTTAAATTTGGAACAAATCTTCTTCAAGCTGTGGGCCAGTTTAACG GAAATTATATCATAGCTGTTGCTTTCATGAGTGAGGTCTCTACCCCAGTTCAGGCCACAGTCCCTGATTATGAGCAGGCTCCTGTTTCTTCTGTCGATCCAG ATTCTGAAATTATTGAGGGGCCATCAAGAACTTCTCTGAATTGCCCCATAAG CTTCACACGTATTAAAACTCCAGTAAAAGGACATTCTTGCAAACATCTTCAG TGTTTCGATTTTTACAACTATATCGACATAAATTCAAGGAGACCATCGTGGCGTTGTCCTCATTGTAATCAGCACGTGTGTTTCACTGATATTCGTATTGATCAAGATATGGTCAAG gTTTTGAAAGAGGTGAGTGAGGATGTCACATATGTCATGATCTCCTCAGATGGTTCATGGAAGGCAATCATGGAAAGTGATGACCATACTGAAAAGCCCAGGGATAAAACCCCTGACATTGCTCAAGATAGTCCGCGCCGCGGTTCTGATGGCCCTTCAAATACCCCCGGTGATTATTTAGATCTTACTGACATAGATGAGGACATGAATCCCGTGACTATTGCTGAAACAGAAGACAGAAAAAATTTCCCAACGATCTCTCAAATTCAATCTAATGTACAGAGCGCAACAGCTGTGAATAATCCAAGTGAAATCAATCAAACAGGTGCTTCTGATTTGGGGGATGATTTCTGGTCAAGAATCTATTTGTCCTCGTGTGGAATAGGGACATCTAGTTCTTTGTCCAGTATGCAAACTGGCAGTGCTTCTGAGCATGCAAGAACCAACATGGTGCAGGCGCCTGTTTTGATGGATGGAATGTCTCCCGCTCTCAACCCCGAGGGAAATGCTTTTATTCCAACCGCTGTACTTGAGAGTGGACTATCTTCTTCCAATTTGCTGCAGTTACAACAGTTCCAATTTGGTAACGCTGCAATCAATGAATATGGAAGGTTTCCGTCTGCAGCCAGGCCTGCAAACAGAACTCCTATTGCAGTTCAGGCCCTTCCAGTCCAGATGAACACTCCTGTTCCTCAGCAGAGACAACAAAGCGCAATGAATCCCTTGCTCTACGCTGCCCCTCCAGCAGCTACTCAGGCTATGCCTACTGTGTCATTGGATGGTTCCAATCTAAGAAGTGACTTGGAGGTACGTTCCTATCCTGACTTGGACCTGCTTCAGGCACGCATGACCTCGTCAGCATTACCACAGAAG GTTGTTGGCCGTCAAGCTCCGCACCTGAGAACACCCTATTCGACTAGCCAGTCTCAAGCTACTTGGGAGAGATGGGAAGCCATGAAGAATAGTTCACAAGTTGGTATTAATCAGTCTTTTGCTGGTGGACAACATGCCCGAGTTGTCGCTACTCAGCAATCCACACAAGTGGTGAGACCCGTTCATTCTCCTAGAACTGTGCCTCCATCTGTTCATTCTCCTAGAACTGCGCCTCCATCTGTTCATTCTCCTAGAACTGCGCCTCCACCTGGTCATTCTCCTAGAAGTGCGCCTCCACTCCCAGGTAGTGCTGACAGGTTCAGGACACCATTGGCCCCCGACCATAGGGGAAGTACAGGAGGCACAACACCAGTCACAAGGACAGATGGTTCCGTGGATCCCCAGCTAGATCCAAACTGGCGCCCTACAGGCCGCATGCGTGGAAGCCTTTCAGGACGAGCTTATTCTGAAGCACTGCAACAGTTCATACTTCAGCCAACACAGCAAGCTCAAGCTGCCAGACCATCTATTCCACCTAATCTTTCACCCCAACTGCAAGTTCTTTTGGCAAATAGAGGCGTTCATAATACGCAGCCAGTGAATCTTCCATCTACAGCACCCGCCAATGCATCTGATGCTTCAGGCTTTTTACCCGAGCGTTCCTCAGGAATTCAGTAG
- the LOC132059909 gene encoding DET1- and DDB1-associated protein 1: protein MGSMLGDLPSFDPHNFSQLRPSDPSPPSRMTPVTYRPTHDRTLPPPNQVICSEAKNILLRHLEQRAEEKLRPKRAAAENLAPEHGSKHLKVST from the exons ATGGGGTCAATGTTAGGTGATTTACCTTCTTTTGACCCTCATAATTTTAGTCAGCTTCGTCCTTCTGATCCTTCTCCTCCTTCT AGAATGACACCTGTGACTTATCGCCCTACTCATGATCGGACTCTTCCACCACCAAATCAAG TTATTTGTTCAGAAGCCAAAAATATACTTCTGCGACACCTTGAGCAGCGTGCTGAAGAGAAG TTGAGACCCAAGCGAGCTGCTGCTGAAAATCTGGCACCCGAGCATGGATCCAAGCATCTTAAGGTGTCCACCTAA
- the LOC132059918 gene encoding E4 SUMO-protein ligase PIAL2 isoform X3, producing MAGATTVNAGVNAGANKLNPSYVNSFRISAVADRLATHVCNNQPKIDPQEFVHLCLSLARGIDFAIANQEVPNRAQDLPLLVKQVCRLPCDTLLLAHVMVLMISVKNASQSGWFTEKDAEELCNLANEISSSFCSTLDFKTEPSSSLTIISTVMSRFFPRLKMGQIISFLEAKPGFGAYVNDFQITKNMNLSEGEKVRLFVAQTDNLETSVCLITPPQVNFLLNGTPVGRRTNVLMDPGPQLPSPVPHMLKFGTNLLQAVGQFNGNYIIAVAFMSEVSTPVQATVPDYEQAPVSSVDPDSEIIEGPSRTSLNCPISFTRIKTPVKGHSCKHLQCFDFYNYIDINSRRPSWRCPHCNQHVCFTDIRIDQDMVKVLKEVSEDVTYVMISSDGSWKAIMESDDHTEKPRDKTPDIAQDSPRRGSDGPSNTPGDYLDLTDIDEDMNPVTIAETEDRKNFPTISQIQSNVQSATAVNNPSEINQTGASDLGDDFWSRIYLSSCGIGTSSSLSSMQTGSASEHARTNMVQAPVLMDGMSPALNPEGNAFIPTAVLESGLSSSNLLQLQQFQFGNAAINEYGRFPSAARPANRTPIAVQALPVQMNTPVPQQRQQSAMNPLLYAAPPAATQAMPTVSLDGSNLRSDLERPLASPPPSQQVVGRQAPHLRTPYSTSQSQATWERWEAMKNSSQVGINQSFAGGQHARVVATQQSTQVVRPVHSPRTVPPSVHSPRTAPPSVHSPRTAPPPGHSPRSAPPLPGSADRFRTPLAPDHRGSTGGTTPVTRTDGSVDPQLDPNWRPTGRMRGSLSGRAYSEALQQFILQPTQQAQAARPSIPPNLSPQLQVLLANRGVHNTQPVNLPSTAPANASDASGFLPERSSGIQ from the exons AGgcattgattttgctattgcaAACCAGGAGGTCCCTAATAGAGCTCAAGATTTACCTCTACTGGTGAAACAG GTATGCAGACTCCCGTGTGATACCTTACTGCTAGCGCATGTCATGGTCCTTATGATATCTGTTAAG AATGCTAGTCAGAGTGGGTGGTTTACAGAGAAAGATGCCGAGGAACTTTGTAATCTTGCAAATGAG ATTTCCAGCAGCTTCTGCAGCACATTAGATTTTAAAACTGAACCAAGCAGTTCTCTGACAATTATCTCGACGGTAATGTCAAG ATTTTTTCCACGGCTGAAAATGGGTCAGATAATTTCTTTCCTGGAAGCCAAG CCTGGATTTGGTGCCTACGTGAATGATTTCCAGATAACGAAGAATATGAACCTTTCTGAAGGAGAGAAAGTA AGACTATTTGTTGCACAAACAGATAATCTGGAGACCTCAGTATGTCTTATAACGCCGCCTCAAGTGAA CTTTCTTCTGAATGGGACACCCGTCGGAAGGAGGACTAATGTGTTAATG GACCCTGGACCGCAGCTTCCATCTCCTGTACCTCATATGCTTAAATTTGGAACAAATCTTCTTCAAGCTGTGGGCCAGTTTAACG GAAATTATATCATAGCTGTTGCTTTCATGAGTGAGGTCTCTACCCCAGTTCAGGCCACAGTCCCTGATTATGAGCAGGCTCCTGTTTCTTCTGTCGATCCAG ATTCTGAAATTATTGAGGGGCCATCAAGAACTTCTCTGAATTGCCCCATAAG CTTCACACGTATTAAAACTCCAGTAAAAGGACATTCTTGCAAACATCTTCAG TGTTTCGATTTTTACAACTATATCGACATAAATTCAAGGAGACCATCGTGGCGTTGTCCTCATTGTAATCAGCACGTGTGTTTCACTGATATTCGTATTGATCAAGATATGGTCAAG gTTTTGAAAGAGGTGAGTGAGGATGTCACATATGTCATGATCTCCTCAGATGGTTCATGGAAGGCAATCATGGAAAGTGATGACCATACTGAAAAGCCCAGGGATAAAACCCCTGACATTGCTCAAGATAGTCCGCGCCGCGGTTCTGATGGCCCTTCAAATACCCCCGGTGATTATTTAGATCTTACTGACATAGATGAGGACATGAATCCCGTGACTATTGCTGAAACAGAAGACAGAAAAAATTTCCCAACGATCTCTCAAATTCAATCTAATGTACAGAGCGCAACAGCTGTGAATAATCCAAGTGAAATCAATCAAACAGGTGCTTCTGATTTGGGGGATGATTTCTGGTCAAGAATCTATTTGTCCTCGTGTGGAATAGGGACATCTAGTTCTTTGTCCAGTATGCAAACTGGCAGTGCTTCTGAGCATGCAAGAACCAACATGGTGCAGGCGCCTGTTTTGATGGATGGAATGTCTCCCGCTCTCAACCCCGAGGGAAATGCTTTTATTCCAACCGCTGTACTTGAGAGTGGACTATCTTCTTCCAATTTGCTGCAGTTACAACAGTTCCAATTTGGTAACGCTGCAATCAATGAATATGGAAGGTTTCCGTCTGCAGCCAGGCCTGCAAACAGAACTCCTATTGCAGTTCAGGCCCTTCCAGTCCAGATGAACACTCCTGTTCCTCAGCAGAGACAACAAAGCGCAATGAATCCCTTGCTCTACGCTGCCCCTCCAGCAGCTACTCAGGCTATGCCTACTGTGTCATTGGATGGTTCCAATCTAAGAAGTGACTTGGAG CGTCCTCTTGCTTCTCCTCCACCATCTCAACAGGTTGTTGGCCGTCAAGCTCCGCACCTGAGAACACCCTATTCGACTAGCCAGTCTCAAGCTACTTGGGAGAGATGGGAAGCCATGAAGAATAGTTCACAAGTTGGTATTAATCAGTCTTTTGCTGGTGGACAACATGCCCGAGTTGTCGCTACTCAGCAATCCACACAAGTGGTGAGACCCGTTCATTCTCCTAGAACTGTGCCTCCATCTGTTCATTCTCCTAGAACTGCGCCTCCATCTGTTCATTCTCCTAGAACTGCGCCTCCACCTGGTCATTCTCCTAGAAGTGCGCCTCCACTCCCAGGTAGTGCTGACAGGTTCAGGACACCATTGGCCCCCGACCATAGGGGAAGTACAGGAGGCACAACACCAGTCACAAGGACAGATGGTTCCGTGGATCCCCAGCTAGATCCAAACTGGCGCCCTACAGGCCGCATGCGTGGAAGCCTTTCAGGACGAGCTTATTCTGAAGCACTGCAACAGTTCATACTTCAGCCAACACAGCAAGCTCAAGCTGCCAGACCATCTATTCCACCTAATCTTTCACCCCAACTGCAAGTTCTTTTGGCAAATAGAGGCGTTCATAATACGCAGCCAGTGAATCTTCCATCTACAGCACCCGCCAATGCATCTGATGCTTCAGGCTTTTTACCCGAGCGTTCCTCAGGAATTCAGTAG
- the LOC132059918 gene encoding E4 SUMO-protein ligase PIAL2 isoform X1 yields MTVNAGVNAGVNAGANKLNPSYVNSFRISAVADRLATHVCNNQPKIDPQEFVHLCLSLARGIDFAIANQEVPNRAQDLPLLVKQVCRLPCDTLLLAHVMVLMISVKNASQSGWFTEKDAEELCNLANEISSSFCSTLDFKTEPSSSLTIISTVMSRFFPRLKMGQIISFLEAKPGFGAYVNDFQITKNMNLSEGEKVRLFVAQTDNLETSVCLITPPQVNFLLNGTPVGRRTNVLMDPGPQLPSPVPHMLKFGTNLLQAVGQFNGNYIIAVAFMSEVSTPVQATVPDYEQAPVSSVDPDSEIIEGPSRTSLNCPISFTRIKTPVKGHSCKHLQCFDFYNYIDINSRRPSWRCPHCNQHVCFTDIRIDQDMVKVLKEVSEDVTYVMISSDGSWKAIMESDDHTEKPRDKTPDIAQDSPRRGSDGPSNTPGDYLDLTDIDEDMNPVTIAETEDRKNFPTISQIQSNVQSATAVNNPSEINQTGASDLGDDFWSRIYLSSCGIGTSSSLSSMQTGSASEHARTNMVQAPVLMDGMSPALNPEGNAFIPTAVLESGLSSSNLLQLQQFQFGNAAINEYGRFPSAARPANRTPIAVQALPVQMNTPVPQQRQQSAMNPLLYAAPPAATQAMPTVSLDGSNLRSDLEVRSYPDLDLLQARMTSSALPQKRPLASPPPSQQVVGRQAPHLRTPYSTSQSQATWERWEAMKNSSQVGINQSFAGGQHARVVATQQSTQVVRPVHSPRTVPPSVHSPRTAPPSVHSPRTAPPPGHSPRSAPPLPGSADRFRTPLAPDHRGSTGGTTPVTRTDGSVDPQLDPNWRPTGRMRGSLSGRAYSEALQQFILQPTQQAQAARPSIPPNLSPQLQVLLANRGVHNTQPVNLPSTAPANASDASGFLPERSSGIQ; encoded by the exons AGgcattgattttgctattgcaAACCAGGAGGTCCCTAATAGAGCTCAAGATTTACCTCTACTGGTGAAACAG GTATGCAGACTCCCGTGTGATACCTTACTGCTAGCGCATGTCATGGTCCTTATGATATCTGTTAAG AATGCTAGTCAGAGTGGGTGGTTTACAGAGAAAGATGCCGAGGAACTTTGTAATCTTGCAAATGAG ATTTCCAGCAGCTTCTGCAGCACATTAGATTTTAAAACTGAACCAAGCAGTTCTCTGACAATTATCTCGACGGTAATGTCAAG ATTTTTTCCACGGCTGAAAATGGGTCAGATAATTTCTTTCCTGGAAGCCAAG CCTGGATTTGGTGCCTACGTGAATGATTTCCAGATAACGAAGAATATGAACCTTTCTGAAGGAGAGAAAGTA AGACTATTTGTTGCACAAACAGATAATCTGGAGACCTCAGTATGTCTTATAACGCCGCCTCAAGTGAA CTTTCTTCTGAATGGGACACCCGTCGGAAGGAGGACTAATGTGTTAATG GACCCTGGACCGCAGCTTCCATCTCCTGTACCTCATATGCTTAAATTTGGAACAAATCTTCTTCAAGCTGTGGGCCAGTTTAACG GAAATTATATCATAGCTGTTGCTTTCATGAGTGAGGTCTCTACCCCAGTTCAGGCCACAGTCCCTGATTATGAGCAGGCTCCTGTTTCTTCTGTCGATCCAG ATTCTGAAATTATTGAGGGGCCATCAAGAACTTCTCTGAATTGCCCCATAAG CTTCACACGTATTAAAACTCCAGTAAAAGGACATTCTTGCAAACATCTTCAG TGTTTCGATTTTTACAACTATATCGACATAAATTCAAGGAGACCATCGTGGCGTTGTCCTCATTGTAATCAGCACGTGTGTTTCACTGATATTCGTATTGATCAAGATATGGTCAAG gTTTTGAAAGAGGTGAGTGAGGATGTCACATATGTCATGATCTCCTCAGATGGTTCATGGAAGGCAATCATGGAAAGTGATGACCATACTGAAAAGCCCAGGGATAAAACCCCTGACATTGCTCAAGATAGTCCGCGCCGCGGTTCTGATGGCCCTTCAAATACCCCCGGTGATTATTTAGATCTTACTGACATAGATGAGGACATGAATCCCGTGACTATTGCTGAAACAGAAGACAGAAAAAATTTCCCAACGATCTCTCAAATTCAATCTAATGTACAGAGCGCAACAGCTGTGAATAATCCAAGTGAAATCAATCAAACAGGTGCTTCTGATTTGGGGGATGATTTCTGGTCAAGAATCTATTTGTCCTCGTGTGGAATAGGGACATCTAGTTCTTTGTCCAGTATGCAAACTGGCAGTGCTTCTGAGCATGCAAGAACCAACATGGTGCAGGCGCCTGTTTTGATGGATGGAATGTCTCCCGCTCTCAACCCCGAGGGAAATGCTTTTATTCCAACCGCTGTACTTGAGAGTGGACTATCTTCTTCCAATTTGCTGCAGTTACAACAGTTCCAATTTGGTAACGCTGCAATCAATGAATATGGAAGGTTTCCGTCTGCAGCCAGGCCTGCAAACAGAACTCCTATTGCAGTTCAGGCCCTTCCAGTCCAGATGAACACTCCTGTTCCTCAGCAGAGACAACAAAGCGCAATGAATCCCTTGCTCTACGCTGCCCCTCCAGCAGCTACTCAGGCTATGCCTACTGTGTCATTGGATGGTTCCAATCTAAGAAGTGACTTGGAGGTACGTTCCTATCCTGACTTGGACCTGCTTCAGGCACGCATGACCTCGTCAGCATTACCACAGAAG CGTCCTCTTGCTTCTCCTCCACCATCTCAACAGGTTGTTGGCCGTCAAGCTCCGCACCTGAGAACACCCTATTCGACTAGCCAGTCTCAAGCTACTTGGGAGAGATGGGAAGCCATGAAGAATAGTTCACAAGTTGGTATTAATCAGTCTTTTGCTGGTGGACAACATGCCCGAGTTGTCGCTACTCAGCAATCCACACAAGTGGTGAGACCCGTTCATTCTCCTAGAACTGTGCCTCCATCTGTTCATTCTCCTAGAACTGCGCCTCCATCTGTTCATTCTCCTAGAACTGCGCCTCCACCTGGTCATTCTCCTAGAAGTGCGCCTCCACTCCCAGGTAGTGCTGACAGGTTCAGGACACCATTGGCCCCCGACCATAGGGGAAGTACAGGAGGCACAACACCAGTCACAAGGACAGATGGTTCCGTGGATCCCCAGCTAGATCCAAACTGGCGCCCTACAGGCCGCATGCGTGGAAGCCTTTCAGGACGAGCTTATTCTGAAGCACTGCAACAGTTCATACTTCAGCCAACACAGCAAGCTCAAGCTGCCAGACCATCTATTCCACCTAATCTTTCACCCCAACTGCAAGTTCTTTTGGCAAATAGAGGCGTTCATAATACGCAGCCAGTGAATCTTCCATCTACAGCACCCGCCAATGCATCTGATGCTTCAGGCTTTTTACCCGAGCGTTCCTCAGGAATTCAGTAG